Proteins from one Mycobacterium adipatum genomic window:
- a CDS encoding amidohydrolase family protein, giving the protein MKELQDGAGGAATGVLVPVIDTSVHIFVESNKDLRTNFLKEPFRSRGFPDYEMDWYGAPGGEYAPRTKGPDGQYPGSDPAVVAKHLFTDRGVDIAILHPMTRGIMPDRHLGSALAAAHNEMMVTRWLEHDEFGESFRGTIRVNPDDIAGALREIAKYKDHPRVVQLGIPLQSRELYGKPQFWPLWEAAVDAGLPVAVHFEVGSGVALPPTPNGLTRTYEQYVGFTALNYLYHLMNMIAEGVFEKWPALKLVWADGAADLLTPFIWRMDCFGRPHLEQTPWAPRMPRDYLPEHVYFVQGLLDGPGDVDFAGEWAGFTGKDDMVMYGSSYPHWQLNELSVPRSYSAEQRDKLCWRNAAELYGIQSPVISSAAAAQ; this is encoded by the coding sequence ATGAAAGAACTGCAGGACGGCGCGGGCGGTGCCGCTACGGGCGTGCTGGTTCCCGTCATCGACACCAGCGTGCACATCTTCGTCGAGTCGAACAAGGACCTGCGGACGAACTTCCTGAAGGAGCCGTTCCGCAGCCGCGGCTTCCCGGACTACGAGATGGACTGGTACGGCGCGCCCGGCGGGGAGTACGCCCCGCGCACCAAGGGGCCCGATGGCCAGTACCCCGGCTCGGACCCGGCCGTCGTCGCCAAGCACCTGTTCACCGATCGCGGCGTGGACATCGCCATCTTGCATCCGATGACGCGCGGCATCATGCCCGACCGCCACCTCGGCTCGGCGCTGGCCGCCGCGCACAACGAGATGATGGTGACCCGTTGGCTGGAGCATGACGAGTTCGGCGAGAGTTTCCGCGGCACCATCCGGGTCAATCCGGACGATATCGCCGGCGCGCTGCGCGAGATCGCGAAGTACAAGGACCATCCTCGCGTGGTGCAGCTCGGCATTCCGCTGCAGTCCCGCGAGCTTTACGGCAAACCGCAGTTCTGGCCACTGTGGGAAGCTGCCGTCGACGCGGGTCTTCCGGTCGCCGTGCACTTCGAGGTCGGCTCGGGTGTCGCGCTACCTCCGACCCCGAACGGGCTGACCCGCACCTACGAGCAGTACGTCGGGTTCACCGCGCTGAACTACCTCTATCACCTGATGAACATGATCGCCGAGGGCGTCTTCGAGAAGTGGCCCGCGCTCAAACTCGTCTGGGCCGACGGCGCCGCCGACCTGCTGACCCCGTTCATCTGGCGGATGGACTGCTTCGGCCGGCCGCACCTGGAGCAGACACCGTGGGCGCCCAGGATGCCCAGAGACTATCTGCCCGAGCACGTGTACTTCGTGCAGGGGCTTCTGGACGGCCCCGGCGACGTCGACTTCGCGGGTGAGTGGGCCGGGTTCACCGGTAAGGACGACATGGTGATGTACGGATCCAGCTACCCGCACTGGCAACTGAACGAACTGTCGGTGCCGCGCTCCTATAGCGCGGAACAGCGAGACAAGTTGTGCTGGCGCAACGCAGCCGAACTGTATGGCATCCAATCACCGGTCATATCGTCCGCAGCTGCGGCACAGTAG